The Rhizobium sp. BG4 genomic sequence GCCGCCGGCCATCCCTGGCTTCGGCAACAATGCCGGCTTCGATTTCTATCTGAAGGACATGAACGGCGCCGGCCACCAGCAGCTCATCCAGGTGCGCAACCAGCTTCTCGCTGCCGCAGGCAAGAGCAACAAGCTCGTCGGCACGCGCCCGAACGGCCAGGAGGATTCGCCGCAATATTCCGTCGATATCGACCAGGAAAAGGCGAGTGCGCTCAACCTCAACCTCTCGGATATCGACACGACGCTGTCGACCGCCTGGGGCGGCAATTACGTCAACGACTTCATCGACCGCGGCCGCGTCAAGAAGGTCTATGTCCAGGCCGACAAGGCGTTCCGCATGCAGCCGGAGGATTTCGACCGGTGGTATGTGAAGAATTCCGATGGCGAGATGGTGCCGTTCTCGGCCTTCGCCGACGGCCACTGGAAGTTCGGCTCGCCGCGCCTGGAGCGCTATAACGGCTCGTCCGCCGTTGAAATCCAGGGTGCTGCGGCACCGGGCGTATCATCAGGTGATGCGATGAACGAGATCGACGCGATCGTCGGCCAGCTGCCGGGTGGCTTCACCCATGAGTGGACCGGCCTTTCGGCGCAGGAACGTCTCTCCGGCAACCAGGCAGCGCAGCTCTACGCGATCTCGATCCTCGTGGTCTTCCTGGCGCTTGCAGCCCTCTATGAAAGCTGGGCGATCCCGTTTGCGGTCATGCTCTCCGTTCCGATCGGCGTCTTCGGCGCGCTCGCCGCGGCGCTGCTCTTCGGCCAGAACAACGACGTCTACTTCAAGGTGGGCCTGCTGACGACGATCGGCCTTGCGGCGAAGAATGCGATCCTGATCGTCGAGTTCGCGATCGATCAGCAGAAGTCCGGCAAGGATTTGGTCACGGCGACGGTCGAGGCGGCGCGCCAGCGCCTGCGGCCGATCCTGATGACCTCGCTCGCCTTCATCCTCGGCGTCTTGCCGCTGGCGGTCGCAAGCGGCGCGGGGTCGGGCAGCCAGAACTCGATCGGTATCGGCGTCATGGGCGGCATGATTTCGGCCACCGTCATCGGCGTCTTCTTCATCCCGCTGCTCTTCGTCACCGTCCGTCGCGTGTTCAAGGCGCGGCCGGTGGAAGAGGAGCCCGGCGAGGCCGTCGCCGAGGCGAAGTGATATCAGGGCCTGAGGCGCGCATCGCTGCGCCTCAGGCCAGTCCTTCAGATGTAGCCGGAATGCTCGCCGAACGGCACGTCTTCTTCATCAAGATTGCCGGTGCCGATGCGCTCGCTCTCGCCCGACAGCTTCTCGGCGTCGTCGGTCTGCTCCGGGCTTTCGGAGTGATGCAGATCGAGATGGCGGCTGCCGGCGTCTTCGGCATTACTTTCTGGATGCGGGTGCTCGCCTGACTTCCTGCGGTCCTCAAGCCCCTCGTCGATTTCCGCCTGGCGGCGCGCTGCCCATGCGATTTCGGGTTCTGCCACCGAAATGCTGTGTTCGATGCGTGTTGCGATCGGCGCCGCGGATGCGGAAATCTTCGATATTTTCTCGACCAAACGCGCCTCCGCCAACCGCTGATATCGGGACTATGCCGGAATCGGTACCGATCCGCCAGAGAGTGGGCGGATAGCGATTGAGCTTCAGGCGCTCTGCGGCTATTGGCTCAGGCAACATCTCCCTGTCGAAGGTCTTCACGTGAACATTGAATTTCTGGTCACCCATTCCGGCGGCTTCCATGCCGACGAGCTGATGTCGAGCGTCGTGCTGACGAAGCTGTTTCCTGCAGCCAGGATCGTGCGGTCGCGCAGCCCGGAATGGATTGCACCGGCAGCCGATCGCATCGTCTATGACGTCGGCGGCGCCTTCGATCCCGAGCTTCGCATCTTCGACCATCATCAGCGCGGCGCGCCGGTGCGCGAAGACGGTCGGCCGTTCAGCTCGTTCGGCCTGATCTGGCGGCAGTACGGCATGGATTATCTTGCAGCACTCGGCGTTCCTGCCGAACGGGCGGCCGCGGTTCATGCGGCTTTCGACCGGAAATTCGTGCTGCCGATCGATCTCGTCGATAACGGCGCCATCGACCCGTCGATCGCCGGCGAACTCGCCGGTCTGACGCTGCCCGCACTTTTCGACACGCTGAAGCCGTCTTTCGATGCGCGCGGCGAAGATGCCGACGAGCGGGCTTTTCATGCGGCGCTCGCCGTTGCCGCGATCTTCGTTGAAGGCGGCATCCGCGTTCAGGATGCCAAGCTTCGCGCCGAGGCGCTGGTGCTGGAAGCGATCAAGACGACGGGCGACAACCGCGTTCTGGAACTGCCGATGGGTATGCCCTTCCGTCCGGCGATCATCAAGGCGGGCGCGGAGCATCTGCTCTTCGTCGTCCATCCCCGCGAAAACGACTGGTGCGTTACCGGGATCCGCCGTGCCGACGAGGGTTTCGAGCTGCGCGCCGATCTGCCGGCGGCATGGGCGGGACTTTCGAATGTGGAGCTGGAAAAGGCGTCCGGCGTTACCGGCGCCACCTTCTGCCACAAGGGCCGGTTCATCGCCGCGGCGAAGACCCGTGAGGCGGCTCTGGAACTGGCACATCTTGCCGTCGAAGACGTCACCTCGGCCTAAAGAGGGGCTGACGTCCTAGCGGGACGTCAGCGATTTCAGAATTAGCGTCCGATAACCGGGCAGCCGCGCACATTGGCGAAGCTGATTTCGTCCTGCCCGCGGCGCGTCCAGCCCTGGACGATGACGCGGCGCGGCGTGATGTCGACGACGCGTGCACGGCGGAAGCCGAAATCACGGGCCTTGTCTTCAGCCCAGCGCGGATCGCAGCCGCGCGGCGGACGGCCGTAACCTGGCGGGGGCGGCGGCGGGCGGCGCCAATCCGGCTGCGGCGCAAAACGCGGCGGCGGCGGACGGTCATAGGGATCGTAATATTGCGCGGAAGCGATGCTCGACGTCGAGACGACGCCAGCCACTGCCAGAAGCAGGCCGAGGCCGATTTTCGTAAGATTTGTCATTCAATGATTCTCGTTTTGGGGCAGACAGGCGAAGCTAAAGTAGCGCATCGTGGCGAACTGATGGCCACGCACGAAGCCGCATGCTTTTCAGTGCGGCAGCCTGAAAGTCAATCGATGACGCCCTTGCGCAGGGCGGCCGCAACGAGCGCGGTGTCCTTGTAAACAGCAAAAATGTCCTTCAGGGCGTCGATATGGGTGCGCACCGTGTGCACGGAGCAGCCGAGAATCATGGCGATCTCCTGCGCGGTCTTGCCGGCGCTCATCAGCTCGAGGATTTCCTTCTCGCGTTTTGTGACCTGGATCGACATACCCTTTAATATGGTACGCCAGCGCCCGGATTGCACGGCCTGATCGCGCAAATGCGATCAGATTTCATGTTGCGCGAAAATCCCGATCGCCTCGCTTGAAAATCGGACGGCGCGAGCAATCTCCTCCTGACGCGAGGAGATAGGAACATGAACGTCTTGATTGTCGAAGACGAGGGCTTCATCGCCCTCGAATTAGAACGAATAACCACCGAAAGCGGCCACCGCGCCCTTGGTCCGGCGGCGACCATCGAACAGGCGCTGGCCTTTGCGCCGCGAGCGGATGTGGCGCTTGTGGATGTGGGCTTGTCCGATGGAACGAGCGGAACGCAGCTGGCGCGCCGTCTGATCGACCGCTTCGGCATCAGCGTCATCTTCGTGACGGGCGCGCCGCAGGCTGTATCGCAAGGTTTTGATGGCGCCTTCGCCGTTGTCGGCAAACCGTTCAGCGACGAGCGGATCGCAACCGCGCTGCAGGCGGCAGAAGACTGGCGGCGCGGGCATCCGGCCCGGGCGTCTGCGCTCTAGTCTCAATCGCGTGAACGCCTGAACAAATTGAATTGCGCAAGGTTTGATCCGGGCGGGCAAGGCCCCGCTCGGGTGAGGACCATGACATATTCAACTTCAGGCATCCCAATTCAGCGTTACAAGGCGTCGCTGCGCGCCATTCGCCGGGCGCTGCTGGTTGCCAGTGATTTCGGCAACACCGTCTGGCGCGTTTCCGCGCAATAGGAGTCTGCAGCCGGGCTTTGCCGCCCGGCTGCATCAGCTTCAATTGTAGTTCATGGCATCGAGATCGGCGATCAGGCCGGGGCCGGATGGGTGCCAGTCAAGCTTTTCCCGTGTCCTGGCGCTGGAGGCCGGGAAGTCCATGCCGGCGAACATCGCCATCCATCCGAAATAGCCGGGTGCCTCTTCTGCCGTCAGCGATTTGACCGGGATGCCGAGACCGCGGCCGAGCGCTTCGGCGATGGTGCGGGCATCGATGCCTTCCTCGGCGACGGCATTATAGCGTGCGCCGCGCTCGGCCCGTTCGGCGGCGAGGCGATAGAGGCGCGCGACGTCCGAGACATGGCCGGCCGGCCAGCGGTTGCGGCCTTCGCCGAGATAGGCGGCAAAGCCTTTGTCGCGGGCGATCTCGATCAGTGGCGTGATCAGGCCCTGCTTTCGCGTGTCATGCACCTGCGGCAGCCGGACGACCGAGATGTTGACGCCCTTTTCGAGCAGCTTTTGACCGGCAAGCTCGGAGGCGATGCGCGGGTTGGGATGGCTGGTGTTAAAGACGTCTTCGCTTGCCAGTTCGCCAAATTCGGCATTGCCCATGCCGGTTCCCGATGTGATCAGCAACGGGCGGTCGGAGCCTTCGAGGGCATCGCCGAGCGCCGCGATCACACGACCGTCCTTCTCGCAATTTGCGACGAAGTGCGAAAAGTCGTGGTCGAAGGCCGTATGGATGACGCCGTCGGATTCGAGCGCGCCGCGGCGCAGGCTGTCGGGTTCTTCCAGCGTGCCGAAATAGGCGGTTGCCCCCGCGGCTTCGAGCGCCCGTGCTCCGTCATCGGACCGCGTCAGGCCGACGACCTCGTGGCCGGCACTGATGAGTTCCGGCACGATGGCCGAACCGATGAAGCCGGTTGCTCCTGTCAAGAAAATGCGCACAGCATGTCTCCTCATGTTTGATCTGCGCCCATTATCGGCTACTATCCATCCTGTTAAAGTAGTGACTTTATCCTAGTATAATCGCTAACAGGATCGCCATGCCGATCAACAATGCAGGCTCGCTTGCGGCCTTTCTGAAGGATCGCCGCACCCGGCTCGACCCGGCCTCTTTCGGTTTTTCCGGCCGCCGACGCACACCGGGATTGCGCCGCGAGGAGGTGGCGCAGCGCGCCAATATCAGCCCCACATGGTACACCTGGCTGGAGCAGGGGCGGGGCGGCGCGCCGTCTGCCGACGTGCTGAACCGGATTGCGGCCGGGCTGATGCTGACCGAGCCGGAGCGCGAGCATCTCTTCATGCTCGGCCTCGGCCGTCCGCCTGAAGTGCGCTACACGCCCGTCGAAGGTGTGACGCCGCGGCTGCAGCGGCTGCTGGACTCGCTCGATTCCAGCCCCGCCTTCATCAAGACGGCGATGTGGGATGTGGTCGCCTGGAACCGTGCTGCCGCCGTGGTCCTGACCGATTACAGCACAATCCCGCCGGAGCAGCGTAATATCCTCCGGCTGATCTTCTCCAATCCGGCGATCCGCGCCAAGCAGCACGATTGGCAGACACTCGCCGGCTTCGTCGTTGCGGCATTTCGGGCAGACGTGGCGCGCGCCGGGGCGGGCTCAGAAGTCAGCCGTCTCGTGGAAGAGCTCTCGGCCTCCAGCCCCGATTTCGCCCATCACTGGAAGGAGAATGACGTCCGCATCCATGGTGACGGGGTCAAGCGGCTGCAGCATCCGAAGCTCGGCCCGATCGAGCTCGAATATTCGGCCTTTTCCGTCGATGGCCGGCCGGATCTCGGGCTGGTCATCTACCACCCCGTCGATCCCGCCACCGCGGACCGGATCCGCAAGCTCGCGAACGGGCAGGAGTGAGCGGCGCAGAAAATCTGGCACCCGTGTCGGGTGACGCCGGCGCCAGTCGTCCTTGTCTGGAATAGAGGAGGACACAATGCTCACATTGCCACGCCAGACTGAACGCGGCCCGCAGCGCTATGTCGCGGTGCGCCGCAAGGTTACGATGCCTTTCGGAGACGCCGTCGGCCCGGCCTCCGGAGAATTGTTCGCCGCATTCGCGAATGCCGGCGTCGCCGCCGATGGAATGGAGTTCATCAAATATAACCTGATCGACATGCCTGACCTCGAGATCGAGATAGGGATGACGACGGATGCGGCCATCCCGCTGTCCGGCGCCTTGATGGAAGGCGAGTTGCCGGGTGGGCGCTATATCGAGACGACCTATACCGGCCCCTATGACGATCTCTACGACGTCACGGCGATGCTGATCGGCTGGGCAAAAGAGCGCGGCATTCGCTGGGACATGGAGGAAACGTCTGAGGGAGATCGCTTCGCAGCCCGGCTGGAACACTATCACAACAACCCCGTCGATGAGCCCGATCCGGCGAAGCTGCGCACCACCTTGCTGTTCAAGCTCGCCAGCGGCTAGGATCATATCCGGGATCGCCAAAGCTCTGAACTTTCGCCGCTATCGGGCGTTTCCCCGAACGCTTTTCGAACCGAGGAAACCTGATGAAGCCGCATGTGACCTGCCTGATGATGTCTTCCATAGACGGTGGCCTGCACCCGAGCACCTGGACCGACAACCCCGATGCCGGGCGCAAGGAGTGGTCGTCGATCTATGAAGAGGCGCATGAGGCGCTGCAGGGCGATGCCTGGCTCGTCGGTCGCGTCACCATGGCGGAAATGGCGAAGGGTACGCCTCATCCGCCGGCTGTTGCCGGCGACGTTAAGCGTCCGTTCCATTTCGCCCGGAAGGATGCGCCGGTCTATGCGATCGGTGTCGATCCCGGCGCGAAGCTGCATTTCAAGGCGCCTGACATCGGCGGCGACCATGTCGTCGTGCTGCTCGGCAGTGGCGTCAGCGACAGCCATCTGGCCGAACTGGCGGGCGACGGCGTTTCCTACATGGTCTCCGATAGTCCGACGATCGATCTCAGGGCGGCGCTTCAGACGCTGCATAGCGAGCTCGGCATCGAGCGCCTGCTGCTCGAGGGAGGGGCCGGCATCAATGGCAGCTTCCTTGCGGAGGGTCTGGTCGACGAGATCTATCTGCTGGTGGCGCCTGCTATCGACGCCACCGGCGGACAGGCGATCATCGCCTTCGAGGGCGGGCTGAAAGGGAAGGCGCAGCTGTCGCTGCAATCGGCCGAGGCACGCGAGCACGGCGTAGTCGCACTGCGCTACAAGGTGCAGTCACCCGGCTGAGCGTCAGCTCTCCGTGATCCGCCGCTCTTCGTCGGTGCCGACGGAGAGCTGTTTCCAGTCGAGATCCTCCTGCAGCTCGAGATATTGCGTCGGGCCGATCTGGTCGGCATCGCGCAATTCTTCGAGACGTTGGCGCTGGGCGATCACGACCGCCATCGCCAGGTTTCGGCGCCGGTCGGAGGGCGGGCGGTCAGGCATTCTGGATGCTCGGGCGCGATGATCCTTGTATACGATGCGCAAAGCGTCGGCTTCGGCGCCGGTTTCCGGTTCCAGCCGGGAAAGTGCTGCCTCGGCCAGCGATTTGCGGGCGGCCTCCAGCTCTTCCTGGACCTCGCCCTGACGGCCGAGCTTCAGGAAGTGGATCATCGGCGCCAGCGTTGCACCTTGGATGACGAGCGTCGCCAGCACTACCGAGAAGGCGGTGAGGACGACGAGATCGCGATCCGGAAAATCGGCGGGCAGGGCAAAGGCGGTCGCGAGCGTGACCAGACCGCGCATGCCGGCCCAGCCGACCAGCAGCGTCTCGCCGCGGTTGAAGGGCGCCAGCACATGGCCGCGCCGGTGGCGGTGGACGACGAGCGCATGGAACAGGAAGGCCATCGCCAGCCGTGTCGCGATAATCGCGACGACGACGATCGCGGCGAAGCTGACCGCACGCTCCAGATCCGCCGCCGACATCGCCGCAACGATGCGCCGCGCCTGCAGGCCCATCAGCAGGAAGGCGACGACGTTCAGAAGAAAGACGACCGTCGTCCAGACGGCGAAGGAATGGACGCGCATCCGCGGCGAATCCTCGACCGTCGCCAGTGTCGCGATCGTCATGGCGCTGGCGACTGTGGCAAGCACGGCGGAGAGATGCAGGTGCTCGGCAATCAGCCATGTCGCGAAGGCATAGACGAATTGCAGAAGCGTGCCGCCGACTGTGTTTTCGGTGACCGGCCTGAGGCGCGAGACGAGAAAGCCGAAGGCAATGCCGAAGAGGATGCCGCCCGGCGCCGCAAAGCCGATCCGCAAGGCAGTTTCCGTATCGAGCCCGCCGCGCGCCTGAACCGTCAGCGCCGCGCCGAACAGCAAGAGCGCTGTCGCATCGTTGAACAGGCTCTCGCCCTTGAGCAGCGCATCGACGCGCCGCGCCACCGGCAGGTTGGAGAGCACGGCGGTCGCGGCAGCCGCATCCGGCGGTGCCACGATGGCGCCGAGCGTCACGGCGACTGCAAGCGGCAGGCCGATCGTGAAGGCATTGATGGTGACGACGACGCCTGTCGTGACCAGGATCGCGACGACGGCATAGAGAAACAGCGGCAGCAGCATGCGCCTGGCCGCGCCGAGCGGGAAATCATAGGCGGAATCGATCAGCACGGGGGCGATGAACAATGCCAGCGCCGTCGGCGGATCGATGGGGATCGTCGGGGCACCCGGCAGCATCGCGACGCCGACGCCGGCAGCGGCCAGGATGCCCGGATAGGGCAGGCGCATGCGCCGCGTGACCTGCAAGAGCAGGATGGCAACCGCAAGCAGGGCGACGAGCGTTTCGAAGAAGGTCATGGCGCATAGTAGCAGCGTTTTGGCTGCGTTGAAGCCGGTCGCCTTCCTATGTAAAGTTTGCACCATATCAAGGCGATGGCATCTCGCAGAAGCGGAGCGGCGATGGATTACGATGTGGCGATTGTCGGTGCAGGGGCTGCGGGGATCGCTGCGGCGCGAACGCTCGTGGCCGCCGGCCATTCCGTCGTGCTGCTGGAGGCGAGCGACCGCGCAGGGGGGCGTGCCTGGACGATCGAGCTTGCCGGCATTCCGCTCGACATGGGCTGTGGCTGGCTGCACTCCGCCGAGCGCAATCCGCTGGTGACGATCGGCAAGCAAGCCAATTTCACCATCGAGCAGGGGCCGACGGCCTGGAAGACGCAATGGCGCGATCTCGGTTTTCCGCCCGCCGACCAGGCGGCGGCAGACGCCGCCTGGAATGCGCTGGACGAGCGCTTGAAGTCGGATCCTCCTGCGAGTGACCGGGCTTCCGACGCCCTGGAGCCGGGCGGGCGATGGAATGCCTACTGCAACTCGCTCAGCGGCTATATGAACGGCGCGGCGCTCGACCGGCTGTCGATCACCGATTTCCTCGCCTATGACAACGCCGCCTCTGATGCCAACTGGCGGGTGCATGAAGGCTATGGAGGCCTGATTGCGGCGGCCATGCCGAAGGCCGAGCTCCGGCTCTCGACGCCCGTCCGCCGCATTCTGCTGGATGGGCAGGGTGTCAGGCTGGAAACGGATCGAGGTGCGATCAGGGCCCGCGCTGCAATCGTCACGGTTTCGACCAATGTGCTGGCGGGCGGGGCGATCGGCTTTGACGCCGGAGCTGACGACCACCTCCATGCCGCAAGCCAGCTGCCGCTTGGTCTCGCCGACAAGCTGTTTTTCGAACTCAAGGGCAATCACGGTTTTGAGGCGGAAACCCATCTGCTTGGCGATCCCCAGAACCCGGAGACCGGCAGTTACTATATCCGTCCGCTGGGGCGGCCGGTGCTCGAAGGCTTCTTCGGCGGAGCGGGTGCGGTGGTGATCGAGCGCGCCGGTCTCCTCGATGCCTTCGCCTTCGCGCTGGAGCAGCTTTCTTCGCTGCTCGGAAGCGGCATCCGCAAACATCTGCTGCCGCTTGCGGCATCGTCCTGGTGCCGGACGGATTGGATCGGCGGCTCCTATAGCCACGCCCTGCCCGGGCAGGCGAGCCAGAGGCAGGTGCTGGCGCGGCCGGTCGGCGACCGGCTGTTCTTTGCCGGCGAGGCAACGCACCGCACGGATTTTTCGACGGCGCATGGTGCATGGGAAAGCGGCATACGGGCCGCCGGCGAGGCCGTCGAAGTGCTCGGCAATCCTGCCCTGAAATGAGAAGCGGCGGGCTGTTTACCCGCCGTCCCATCTTTTATTTGCCGGCCTCTTTCGCAGCCTCTTCAATCACTTCCGCGACTTTCTGCGCTCGCGATGCGAAGACGGCGTGGCTTGCCTTGATCTCCGTCACCTTGCTGCCGGCGCGCTTGGCCATGTCCCGCTCCAGGTCGGGATTGATGGAGCGATCCTCTGTCGCAACGACGGTCCAGCTCTTCTTCGCGCGCCAGGCAGGATCGCCGACCTTGGCGGTAAAGGCTTCCTTGGCGGCGAAGACCTGCGACTTTGCCATGAAGGCTGCCTCGTCCTTGGGCAGGTCTGCGGCAAAGTCGGCGGCGAAGGCCGCGGGATCGAGGTAGAGATACTTGCCGTCCTTGGTCTCCCTGATGTTCATGCCGCCCGCCGGTTTCGAGCTTGCGAGGCCGATCAGGCTTTCGCCCTTGTCCGGCTGGAAAGCGGCGACATAGACGAGGCCCGCGACATCGGGCCGGTTTCCGGCTTCGGTGATGACCATGCCGCCATAGCTGTGGCCGACGAGGAGGGATGGACCGCTCTGCAGGTCGAGGACGCGGTTGGTGGCGGCGACGTCGTCGGCGAGCGAGGTGATCGGCTCCTGGACGATGGTGACGTTGAAGCCGCGCCTTTCGAGGATCTCGGTGGCCTTCTGCCAGCCCGATCCGTCAGCGAGAGCGCCGTGGACGATGACGATATTCTTGATCTCGGCCCCCTGGGCGGTGAAGGCGGCGGCGCTGATTGCTAAGGCGAGAGCGACGGTGGAGAGCGTGCGGTTGGTCATGGAAGAAACTCCTTTTCTGGGTTGGGAAATGCGCATTGACGGTTAGCCGAAGGTGAAGGCGTAGGCGGCGACGCCGGGATCGAGGAAGCGGATCTCGAAGTTGCGGGCTTCGACCTCGCCGCTCTGCCGGACCAGCTGGTAGAGCTTTGTCGACGTGACGATGCCGTTGCCGTTTTCGTCGGTATCGGTGCCATGATTGGCGCCCGGCGCCTTGCCGTCGACCGTCACCTGGAAGCGAACCGGCTTGCCGTCAGCGCCGGGTCCGAGAACGAGATGCAGGTCGCGGGCACTGAAGCGGTAACTGATGCCGCCATCGGCGGCATCGAGGCTGGCGGCTTCCGGACCCACGGTCCAGCGCCCTGAAAAGCTCCATTCGTTCAGGCCGAGGGAGCCTGCGCTGTAGTCGCGCGGGGTGTCCGCTGCGATACCGCCGGGGGAAGCGAAGTTCGAGGCCTGCTGGTAGCCGATATAGGTCTCGCCGGAGCGGACATGAGGCAGGTCCGGGCTTGCCTCGGCGCCCTTGGCATCGGGTGTGACGGCGGCGCTCGATGCCATCTGGCTTCCGGCCTCGTGCAGCAGGTCCTGGATCGCCTTTTCGGTGTGGCGGTAGTTGCCCTCGCCGAAATGGGTGTAGCGGATCTGGCCGTTGGCATCGATCAGGTAGTGGGCCGGCCAGTAGTTGTTCTGGAAGGCGCGCCAGATCTTGTAGTCGTTATCGATGGCAACGGGATACTTGATGCCGAAATCGCCAACCGCCTTGCGAACATTGTCGATGTTTTTCTCGAAGGCGAATTCCGGAGCGTGGACGCCGATGACGACGAGGCCCTTGTCTGCGTACTTTTCGGCCCAGGCGCGGACATAAGGCGTGGTGCGGATGCAGTTGATGCAGGAATAGGTCCAGAAATCCACGAGCACGACCTTGCCGCGAAGTGCTTCCTTAGTGAGCGGCCCGGAATTCAGCCACTGCACGGCGCCATCGAGCGACGGGGCAGGGCCTTCGACCGGCAGATCGCTCTTGAACGGTTGCCCTGTGTCGGCGACGGTATCGATCATCGCGCCGTCGCTGGCAACTTCGGGACCAGACTGCGGCTTGACGTGCAGACGGTCGAGGACGGCCTGTTCCAGAGTGGTGGTGCTGGCATAGGAGAAGCGCGACAGCAGGCTGGTATCGAGACCGAGCGCAATGATGGTGACACCGGCGAGAACGGCAGCACCCAGCGCCTGACGGATCCGTTCGCTGACGCCGAGCGACCGCTTCATGGCAGCAAAGACACGGCCACCGACGAGAAGCGCTGTCGCAAGCGAGCTGGCTGCACCAGCGGCATAGGCAAGCAACAGAAAGGTCGTCTGCAGATTGGCGCCCTGGAGGGCGGCACCCGTCAGCACCAGGCCGAGGATCGGCCCGGCGCAGGGCGCCCAGAGCAGGCCCGTCGCAACACCCAGAAGCAGCGAGCTTGCCGGAGAGGCGGTGGCGCCATTGCCCGAGGCATTGAGCAGCGTGTTGCCGAAATCGACGACGGGCTGGGTAATGCCGCCGGCAACGCG encodes the following:
- a CDS encoding cytochrome c biogenesis protein DipZ, translated to MTLLIIAYLGGALTILSPCILPILPFVFARAGQPFFRSTLPMLAGMAGTFALVATLAAVGGSWAINANEYGRLAALLLLAIFGVSLLSPRVAGGITQPVVDFGNTLLNASGNGATASPASSLLLGVATGLLWAPCAGPILGLVLTGAALQGANLQTTFLLLAYAAGAASSLATALLVGGRVFAAMKRSLGVSERIRQALGAAVLAGVTIIALGLDTSLLSRFSYASTTTLEQAVLDRLHVKPQSGPEVASDGAMIDTVADTGQPFKSDLPVEGPAPSLDGAVQWLNSGPLTKEALRGKVVLVDFWTYSCINCIRTTPYVRAWAEKYADKGLVVIGVHAPEFAFEKNIDNVRKAVGDFGIKYPVAIDNDYKIWRAFQNNYWPAHYLIDANGQIRYTHFGEGNYRHTEKAIQDLLHEAGSQMASSAAVTPDAKGAEASPDLPHVRSGETYIGYQQASNFASPGGIAADTPRDYSAGSLGLNEWSFSGRWTVGPEAASLDAADGGISYRFSARDLHLVLGPGADGKPVRFQVTVDGKAPGANHGTDTDENGNGIVTSTKLYQLVRQSGEVEARNFEIRFLDPGVAAYAFTFG